From the genome of Chelonia mydas isolate rCheMyd1 chromosome 2, rCheMyd1.pri.v2, whole genome shotgun sequence, one region includes:
- the ADNP2 gene encoding activity-dependent neuroprotector homeobox protein 2 isoform X1, with translation MFQIPVQNLDNIRKSRKKVKGILVDIGLDSCRELLQNLKGYDPGEKYFCNTSWSDVSPWESVGKRKRYRTKPYCCSLCKFSSKFLTSFKNHLHRYHEDEMDQELVVPCPKCAFASDSKIVGKHIRMFHSSNRKIQNYTVSILGGMKQFRSDIINFTCLKCHFTDTLYYNMKKHVLMNHFQNLISTYFGQRPDENEENFIEHYCKKCNASANSQDSLMYHVLTSDMHRDLENKLRSVISEHIKKPGLVKQMHIAPKPPTTIAAPSLMPTTAPSSSVTTPTCIQLAFPQNNQNQTMVQGKAVQNTVRPLTVSNVSGSLTHTSPAPVVTPPHVTLVSSPLPVGQNVNLQPPVPQPVFVSHRVPLNQPVRPGVLPLTQPVGTINRPVAPGVLPLSQPVRPGLLPVNQPIGTINSLVAPGALPVAHPVGPVNSHVGPGVLPVTRPLAPGVLPINRPVGNMNRPIGPGVLPMPQTVTSGVLQLNQPVASEVLPVRQPVRPGILQLNQPVTSGVLPVNQPIRPGVSQNTTFLTAGPILRQLIPTGKQVNGIPTYTLAPVSVTLPVPPGGGVATVTPPQMPIQLMQSGTVTQISRSPASAPSPPVVVTSSHNMSAQASPSAPETSQALKQAKQWKTCPVCNELFPSNVYQVHMEVAHKHNAVKTEETLEPDKLAVCAPFLRWMKEKTVRCFSCKCFLCEEELIKHLLMHGLACLFCTYTFHDLKSLVEHNKTVHNGRKKLHEDYSNRGFQLDNDADGDLIFPHFDFSTMLPKEELGEKEVYLAVLAGVNSRTLVPVYIKVKHQTAEVDSMCSKKVFTCPFCFGTFISKEAYEMHLKERHHIMPTVHTILKSPAFKCIHCCGVYTGNMTLTAIAVHLLRCRSAPKDSNSSMKVPLERNEKKELSFVNGEKHDSVSQSAKRKQSDLCSVAEDQRNKEQQPQSLNTGTALAPDKDVNVGVVSVKRQKVESRTEMKGPPSSEDLHILALDPKQYEHSSYEARKQFLADYFHKRPYPTKKEMELLSSMLCVWKMDVASFFGKKRHVCLKAIKNRQPSVLLGFSMSELKNVKHSLSLKYKPQDL, from the coding sequence agaTACAGAACAAAGCCGTATTGCTGTAGCCTATGCAAGTTCTCCTCAAAATTTCTTACTTCATTCAAGAATCATTTGCACCGTTACCATGAAGATGAAATGGACCAAGAGCTGGTGGTTCCTTGCCCAAAATGTGCATTTGCTTCTGATTCAAAAATAGTGGGAAAACACATCCGGATGTTTCACTCTTCTAATAGGAAAATACAGAACTATACAGTGAGCATTTTGGGTGGCATGAAACAATTCAGGAGTGACATTATAAACTTCACATGTCTAAAATGTCACTTTACAGACACACTGTACTACAATATGAAGAAACATGTGCTGATGAACCATTTTCAAAATTTAATAAGCACATATTTTGGCCAGAGACCAGATGAAAATGAAGAGAATTTTATTGAGCACTACTGTAAAAAATGTAATGCTTCTGCTAACAGCCAAGATTCTTTAATGTATCATGTCTTAACATCTGATATGCACAGAGATCTGGAGAATAAACTTAGATCTGTGATTTCAGAACATATTAAGAAACCAGGACTTGTGAAGCAAATGCATATTGCTCCGAAGCCTCCCACAACTATAGCAGCTCCATCTTTAatgcccaccactgctccatCAAGCTCAGTTACTACTCCAACTTGCATTCAACTTGCATTTCCTCAGAATAATCAGAACCAAACCATGGTACAGGGAAAAGCAGTTCAAAACACAGTTAGACCTCTGACTGTTTCAAATGTCTCTGGTAGCCTTACACATACATCTCCTGCTCCAGTTGTTACTCCACCACATGTTACTCTTGTATCCAGTCCGCTCCCAGTAGGTCAGAATGTTAATCTTCAGCCACCAGTTCCACAACCTGTTTTTGTTTCCCATAGGGTCCCTCTTAATCAGCCTGTCAGGCCTGGGGTTCTCCCCCTTACTCAGCCTGTTGGGACCATAAATAGACCTGTTGCTCCTGGGGTTCTTCCACTTAGTCAACCTGTCAGGCCTGGTCTTCTTCCTGTTAATCAGCCTATTGGGACCATAAATAGTCTGGTTGCACCTGGGGCTCTACCAGTAGCTCATCCTGTTGGTCCTGTAAATAGTCATGTTGGGCCTGGAGTTCTTCCAGTAACTAGACCTCTTGCACCTGGGGTTCTCCCTATAAATCGACCGGTTGGGAATATGAATCGACCCATTGGTCCTGGGGTTCTTCCTATGCCCCAGACTGTTACCTCAGGAGTTCTCCAGCTTAATCAGCCTGTTGCATCAGAGGTTCTTCCTGTAAGACAGCCTGTCAGACCTGGGATTCTCCAACTTAATCAACCTGTTACCTCAGGGGTTCTCCCTGTAAATCAGCCCATCAGACCTGGAGTTTCTCAAAATACCACTTTCCTGACTGCAGGACCTATACTTAGACAGTTAATTCCAACTGGTAAGCAGGTTAATGGGATACCTACATATACCCTTGCACCAGTTTCAGTTACTTTGCCTGTACCACCTGGTGGCGGGGTAGCAACTGTTACACCACCGCAAATGCCCATTCAGCTAATGCAGTCTGGCACAGTAACTCAGATATCTCGCTCTCCAGCTAGTGCACCGTCTCCTCCTGTTGTTGTGACTTCTTCCCACAATATGTCTGCACAGGCTTCTCCATCTGCTCCTGAAACAAGCCAAGCCCTCAAACAGGCTAAGCAATGGAAGACGTGCCCTGTATGCAACGAGCTCTTCCCATCAAATGTCTATCAGGTCCACATGGAAGTGGCTCATAAGCACAATGCAGTAAAAACAGAGGAAACCCTTGAACCTGACAAGCTTGCAGTATGTGCACCCTTTCTGAGGTGGATGAAAGAGAAGACTGTCCGGTGTTTCTCTTGTAAATGTTTCCTGTGTGAGGAAGAACTTATAAAACATCTTCTGATGCATGGCTTAGCTTGTTTGTTCTGTACATATACTTTCCATGATCTAAAAAGCCTTGTGGAACACAATAAGACTGTGCATAATGGAAGGAAGAAGTTACATGAAGACTACAGCAACAGAGGATTTCAGCTAGATAATGATGCTGACGGTGACCTTATATTTCCACATTTTGATTTCAGTACAATGTTACCAAAAGAAGAACTTGGTGAAAAGGAAGTATACTTGGCAGTACTTGCAGGGGTAAACTCGAGGACCCTCGTACCTGTCTACATCAAAGTGAAGCATCAGACAGCTGAAGTGGACAGTATGTGCAGCAAAAAAGTATTTACATGCCCCTTTTGTTTTGGTACTTTCATTAGCAAAGAAGCCTATGAAATGCATTTGAAAGAGAGGCATCATATCATGCCAACTGTACACACAATTTTAAAGTCTCCTGCTTTCAAGTGCATCCATTGCTGTGGGGTGTACACTGGAAATATGACTCTGACAGCTATTGCTGTGCATTTGCTCCGCTGCAGAAGTGCTCCCAAAGACAGCAACTCAAGTATGAAAGTGCCACTTGAGCGCAATGAGAAGAAAGAGCTATCATTTGTGAATGGTGAAAAGCATGATTCTGTCTCTCAGTCTGCTAAAAGAAAACAATCTGATCTATGCTCTGTTGCAGAGGACCAAAGGAATAAAGAACAGCAGCCTCAGTCCTTAAATACTGGCACAGCTCTAGCTCCAGATAAAGATGTGAATGTAGGGGTAGTGTCTGTCAAGCGACAAAAGGTTGAAAGCAGGACTGAGATGAAAGGACCTCCTTCAAGTGAGGACCTCCATATTCTAGCATTAGATCCTAAACAGTATGAACACAGTTCATATGAAGCTCGAAAGCAGTTTTTGGCAGATTACTTTCACAAGAGGCCGTATCCTACAAAAAAGGAGATGGAATTACTGTCCTCAATGCTATGCGTATGGAAAATGGATGTCGCATCATTTTTTGGGAAAAAACGACATGTGTGCCTAAAGGCGATAAAAAATCGCCAACCCTCTGTGCTTCTGGGTTTCAGTATGtctgaacttaaaaatgtaaagcACAGTTTGAGTTTAAAATATAAACCGCAGGATCTGTAA
- the ADNP2 gene encoding activity-dependent neuroprotector homeobox protein 2 isoform X3 gives MFQIPVQNLDNIRKSRKKVKGILVDIGLDSCRELLQRYRTKPYCCSLCKFSSKFLTSFKNHLHRYHEDEMDQELVVPCPKCAFASDSKIVGKHIRMFHSSNRKIQNYTVSILGGMKQFRSDIINFTCLKCHFTDTLYYNMKKHVLMNHFQNLISTYFGQRPDENEENFIEHYCKKCNASANSQDSLMYHVLTSDMHRDLENKLRSVISEHIKKPGLVKQMHIAPKPPTTIAAPSLMPTTAPSSSVTTPTCIQLAFPQNNQNQTMVQGKAVQNTVRPLTVSNVSGSLTHTSPAPVVTPPHVTLVSSPLPVGQNVNLQPPVPQPVFVSHRVPLNQPVRPGVLPLTQPVGTINRPVAPGVLPLSQPVRPGLLPVNQPIGTINSLVAPGALPVAHPVGPVNSHVGPGVLPVTRPLAPGVLPINRPVGNMNRPIGPGVLPMPQTVTSGVLQLNQPVASEVLPVRQPVRPGILQLNQPVTSGVLPVNQPIRPGVSQNTTFLTAGPILRQLIPTGKQVNGIPTYTLAPVSVTLPVPPGGGVATVTPPQMPIQLMQSGTVTQISRSPASAPSPPVVVTSSHNMSAQASPSAPETSQALKQAKQWKTCPVCNELFPSNVYQVHMEVAHKHNAVKTEETLEPDKLAVCAPFLRWMKEKTVRCFSCKCFLCEEELIKHLLMHGLACLFCTYTFHDLKSLVEHNKTVHNGRKKLHEDYSNRGFQLDNDADGDLIFPHFDFSTMLPKEELGEKEVYLAVLAGVNSRTLVPVYIKVKHQTAEVDSMCSKKVFTCPFCFGTFISKEAYEMHLKERHHIMPTVHTILKSPAFKCIHCCGVYTGNMTLTAIAVHLLRCRSAPKDSNSSMKVPLERNEKKELSFVNGEKHDSVSQSAKRKQSDLCSVAEDQRNKEQQPQSLNTGTALAPDKDVNVGVVSVKRQKVESRTEMKGPPSSEDLHILALDPKQYEHSSYEARKQFLADYFHKRPYPTKKEMELLSSMLCVWKMDVASFFGKKRHVCLKAIKNRQPSVLLGFSMSELKNVKHSLSLKYKPQDL, from the coding sequence agaTACAGAACAAAGCCGTATTGCTGTAGCCTATGCAAGTTCTCCTCAAAATTTCTTACTTCATTCAAGAATCATTTGCACCGTTACCATGAAGATGAAATGGACCAAGAGCTGGTGGTTCCTTGCCCAAAATGTGCATTTGCTTCTGATTCAAAAATAGTGGGAAAACACATCCGGATGTTTCACTCTTCTAATAGGAAAATACAGAACTATACAGTGAGCATTTTGGGTGGCATGAAACAATTCAGGAGTGACATTATAAACTTCACATGTCTAAAATGTCACTTTACAGACACACTGTACTACAATATGAAGAAACATGTGCTGATGAACCATTTTCAAAATTTAATAAGCACATATTTTGGCCAGAGACCAGATGAAAATGAAGAGAATTTTATTGAGCACTACTGTAAAAAATGTAATGCTTCTGCTAACAGCCAAGATTCTTTAATGTATCATGTCTTAACATCTGATATGCACAGAGATCTGGAGAATAAACTTAGATCTGTGATTTCAGAACATATTAAGAAACCAGGACTTGTGAAGCAAATGCATATTGCTCCGAAGCCTCCCACAACTATAGCAGCTCCATCTTTAatgcccaccactgctccatCAAGCTCAGTTACTACTCCAACTTGCATTCAACTTGCATTTCCTCAGAATAATCAGAACCAAACCATGGTACAGGGAAAAGCAGTTCAAAACACAGTTAGACCTCTGACTGTTTCAAATGTCTCTGGTAGCCTTACACATACATCTCCTGCTCCAGTTGTTACTCCACCACATGTTACTCTTGTATCCAGTCCGCTCCCAGTAGGTCAGAATGTTAATCTTCAGCCACCAGTTCCACAACCTGTTTTTGTTTCCCATAGGGTCCCTCTTAATCAGCCTGTCAGGCCTGGGGTTCTCCCCCTTACTCAGCCTGTTGGGACCATAAATAGACCTGTTGCTCCTGGGGTTCTTCCACTTAGTCAACCTGTCAGGCCTGGTCTTCTTCCTGTTAATCAGCCTATTGGGACCATAAATAGTCTGGTTGCACCTGGGGCTCTACCAGTAGCTCATCCTGTTGGTCCTGTAAATAGTCATGTTGGGCCTGGAGTTCTTCCAGTAACTAGACCTCTTGCACCTGGGGTTCTCCCTATAAATCGACCGGTTGGGAATATGAATCGACCCATTGGTCCTGGGGTTCTTCCTATGCCCCAGACTGTTACCTCAGGAGTTCTCCAGCTTAATCAGCCTGTTGCATCAGAGGTTCTTCCTGTAAGACAGCCTGTCAGACCTGGGATTCTCCAACTTAATCAACCTGTTACCTCAGGGGTTCTCCCTGTAAATCAGCCCATCAGACCTGGAGTTTCTCAAAATACCACTTTCCTGACTGCAGGACCTATACTTAGACAGTTAATTCCAACTGGTAAGCAGGTTAATGGGATACCTACATATACCCTTGCACCAGTTTCAGTTACTTTGCCTGTACCACCTGGTGGCGGGGTAGCAACTGTTACACCACCGCAAATGCCCATTCAGCTAATGCAGTCTGGCACAGTAACTCAGATATCTCGCTCTCCAGCTAGTGCACCGTCTCCTCCTGTTGTTGTGACTTCTTCCCACAATATGTCTGCACAGGCTTCTCCATCTGCTCCTGAAACAAGCCAAGCCCTCAAACAGGCTAAGCAATGGAAGACGTGCCCTGTATGCAACGAGCTCTTCCCATCAAATGTCTATCAGGTCCACATGGAAGTGGCTCATAAGCACAATGCAGTAAAAACAGAGGAAACCCTTGAACCTGACAAGCTTGCAGTATGTGCACCCTTTCTGAGGTGGATGAAAGAGAAGACTGTCCGGTGTTTCTCTTGTAAATGTTTCCTGTGTGAGGAAGAACTTATAAAACATCTTCTGATGCATGGCTTAGCTTGTTTGTTCTGTACATATACTTTCCATGATCTAAAAAGCCTTGTGGAACACAATAAGACTGTGCATAATGGAAGGAAGAAGTTACATGAAGACTACAGCAACAGAGGATTTCAGCTAGATAATGATGCTGACGGTGACCTTATATTTCCACATTTTGATTTCAGTACAATGTTACCAAAAGAAGAACTTGGTGAAAAGGAAGTATACTTGGCAGTACTTGCAGGGGTAAACTCGAGGACCCTCGTACCTGTCTACATCAAAGTGAAGCATCAGACAGCTGAAGTGGACAGTATGTGCAGCAAAAAAGTATTTACATGCCCCTTTTGTTTTGGTACTTTCATTAGCAAAGAAGCCTATGAAATGCATTTGAAAGAGAGGCATCATATCATGCCAACTGTACACACAATTTTAAAGTCTCCTGCTTTCAAGTGCATCCATTGCTGTGGGGTGTACACTGGAAATATGACTCTGACAGCTATTGCTGTGCATTTGCTCCGCTGCAGAAGTGCTCCCAAAGACAGCAACTCAAGTATGAAAGTGCCACTTGAGCGCAATGAGAAGAAAGAGCTATCATTTGTGAATGGTGAAAAGCATGATTCTGTCTCTCAGTCTGCTAAAAGAAAACAATCTGATCTATGCTCTGTTGCAGAGGACCAAAGGAATAAAGAACAGCAGCCTCAGTCCTTAAATACTGGCACAGCTCTAGCTCCAGATAAAGATGTGAATGTAGGGGTAGTGTCTGTCAAGCGACAAAAGGTTGAAAGCAGGACTGAGATGAAAGGACCTCCTTCAAGTGAGGACCTCCATATTCTAGCATTAGATCCTAAACAGTATGAACACAGTTCATATGAAGCTCGAAAGCAGTTTTTGGCAGATTACTTTCACAAGAGGCCGTATCCTACAAAAAAGGAGATGGAATTACTGTCCTCAATGCTATGCGTATGGAAAATGGATGTCGCATCATTTTTTGGGAAAAAACGACATGTGTGCCTAAAGGCGATAAAAAATCGCCAACCCTCTGTGCTTCTGGGTTTCAGTATGtctgaacttaaaaatgtaaagcACAGTTTGAGTTTAAAATATAAACCGCAGGATCTGTAA
- the ADNP2 gene encoding activity-dependent neuroprotector homeobox protein 2 isoform X2, with amino-acid sequence MIQEKNIFATLHGVMCLLGSLWAKGRMKGGEFLASRIPLLHNNENLQNFCRKASLREARYRTKPYCCSLCKFSSKFLTSFKNHLHRYHEDEMDQELVVPCPKCAFASDSKIVGKHIRMFHSSNRKIQNYTVSILGGMKQFRSDIINFTCLKCHFTDTLYYNMKKHVLMNHFQNLISTYFGQRPDENEENFIEHYCKKCNASANSQDSLMYHVLTSDMHRDLENKLRSVISEHIKKPGLVKQMHIAPKPPTTIAAPSLMPTTAPSSSVTTPTCIQLAFPQNNQNQTMVQGKAVQNTVRPLTVSNVSGSLTHTSPAPVVTPPHVTLVSSPLPVGQNVNLQPPVPQPVFVSHRVPLNQPVRPGVLPLTQPVGTINRPVAPGVLPLSQPVRPGLLPVNQPIGTINSLVAPGALPVAHPVGPVNSHVGPGVLPVTRPLAPGVLPINRPVGNMNRPIGPGVLPMPQTVTSGVLQLNQPVASEVLPVRQPVRPGILQLNQPVTSGVLPVNQPIRPGVSQNTTFLTAGPILRQLIPTGKQVNGIPTYTLAPVSVTLPVPPGGGVATVTPPQMPIQLMQSGTVTQISRSPASAPSPPVVVTSSHNMSAQASPSAPETSQALKQAKQWKTCPVCNELFPSNVYQVHMEVAHKHNAVKTEETLEPDKLAVCAPFLRWMKEKTVRCFSCKCFLCEEELIKHLLMHGLACLFCTYTFHDLKSLVEHNKTVHNGRKKLHEDYSNRGFQLDNDADGDLIFPHFDFSTMLPKEELGEKEVYLAVLAGVNSRTLVPVYIKVKHQTAEVDSMCSKKVFTCPFCFGTFISKEAYEMHLKERHHIMPTVHTILKSPAFKCIHCCGVYTGNMTLTAIAVHLLRCRSAPKDSNSSMKVPLERNEKKELSFVNGEKHDSVSQSAKRKQSDLCSVAEDQRNKEQQPQSLNTGTALAPDKDVNVGVVSVKRQKVESRTEMKGPPSSEDLHILALDPKQYEHSSYEARKQFLADYFHKRPYPTKKEMELLSSMLCVWKMDVASFFGKKRHVCLKAIKNRQPSVLLGFSMSELKNVKHSLSLKYKPQDL; translated from the coding sequence agaTACAGAACAAAGCCGTATTGCTGTAGCCTATGCAAGTTCTCCTCAAAATTTCTTACTTCATTCAAGAATCATTTGCACCGTTACCATGAAGATGAAATGGACCAAGAGCTGGTGGTTCCTTGCCCAAAATGTGCATTTGCTTCTGATTCAAAAATAGTGGGAAAACACATCCGGATGTTTCACTCTTCTAATAGGAAAATACAGAACTATACAGTGAGCATTTTGGGTGGCATGAAACAATTCAGGAGTGACATTATAAACTTCACATGTCTAAAATGTCACTTTACAGACACACTGTACTACAATATGAAGAAACATGTGCTGATGAACCATTTTCAAAATTTAATAAGCACATATTTTGGCCAGAGACCAGATGAAAATGAAGAGAATTTTATTGAGCACTACTGTAAAAAATGTAATGCTTCTGCTAACAGCCAAGATTCTTTAATGTATCATGTCTTAACATCTGATATGCACAGAGATCTGGAGAATAAACTTAGATCTGTGATTTCAGAACATATTAAGAAACCAGGACTTGTGAAGCAAATGCATATTGCTCCGAAGCCTCCCACAACTATAGCAGCTCCATCTTTAatgcccaccactgctccatCAAGCTCAGTTACTACTCCAACTTGCATTCAACTTGCATTTCCTCAGAATAATCAGAACCAAACCATGGTACAGGGAAAAGCAGTTCAAAACACAGTTAGACCTCTGACTGTTTCAAATGTCTCTGGTAGCCTTACACATACATCTCCTGCTCCAGTTGTTACTCCACCACATGTTACTCTTGTATCCAGTCCGCTCCCAGTAGGTCAGAATGTTAATCTTCAGCCACCAGTTCCACAACCTGTTTTTGTTTCCCATAGGGTCCCTCTTAATCAGCCTGTCAGGCCTGGGGTTCTCCCCCTTACTCAGCCTGTTGGGACCATAAATAGACCTGTTGCTCCTGGGGTTCTTCCACTTAGTCAACCTGTCAGGCCTGGTCTTCTTCCTGTTAATCAGCCTATTGGGACCATAAATAGTCTGGTTGCACCTGGGGCTCTACCAGTAGCTCATCCTGTTGGTCCTGTAAATAGTCATGTTGGGCCTGGAGTTCTTCCAGTAACTAGACCTCTTGCACCTGGGGTTCTCCCTATAAATCGACCGGTTGGGAATATGAATCGACCCATTGGTCCTGGGGTTCTTCCTATGCCCCAGACTGTTACCTCAGGAGTTCTCCAGCTTAATCAGCCTGTTGCATCAGAGGTTCTTCCTGTAAGACAGCCTGTCAGACCTGGGATTCTCCAACTTAATCAACCTGTTACCTCAGGGGTTCTCCCTGTAAATCAGCCCATCAGACCTGGAGTTTCTCAAAATACCACTTTCCTGACTGCAGGACCTATACTTAGACAGTTAATTCCAACTGGTAAGCAGGTTAATGGGATACCTACATATACCCTTGCACCAGTTTCAGTTACTTTGCCTGTACCACCTGGTGGCGGGGTAGCAACTGTTACACCACCGCAAATGCCCATTCAGCTAATGCAGTCTGGCACAGTAACTCAGATATCTCGCTCTCCAGCTAGTGCACCGTCTCCTCCTGTTGTTGTGACTTCTTCCCACAATATGTCTGCACAGGCTTCTCCATCTGCTCCTGAAACAAGCCAAGCCCTCAAACAGGCTAAGCAATGGAAGACGTGCCCTGTATGCAACGAGCTCTTCCCATCAAATGTCTATCAGGTCCACATGGAAGTGGCTCATAAGCACAATGCAGTAAAAACAGAGGAAACCCTTGAACCTGACAAGCTTGCAGTATGTGCACCCTTTCTGAGGTGGATGAAAGAGAAGACTGTCCGGTGTTTCTCTTGTAAATGTTTCCTGTGTGAGGAAGAACTTATAAAACATCTTCTGATGCATGGCTTAGCTTGTTTGTTCTGTACATATACTTTCCATGATCTAAAAAGCCTTGTGGAACACAATAAGACTGTGCATAATGGAAGGAAGAAGTTACATGAAGACTACAGCAACAGAGGATTTCAGCTAGATAATGATGCTGACGGTGACCTTATATTTCCACATTTTGATTTCAGTACAATGTTACCAAAAGAAGAACTTGGTGAAAAGGAAGTATACTTGGCAGTACTTGCAGGGGTAAACTCGAGGACCCTCGTACCTGTCTACATCAAAGTGAAGCATCAGACAGCTGAAGTGGACAGTATGTGCAGCAAAAAAGTATTTACATGCCCCTTTTGTTTTGGTACTTTCATTAGCAAAGAAGCCTATGAAATGCATTTGAAAGAGAGGCATCATATCATGCCAACTGTACACACAATTTTAAAGTCTCCTGCTTTCAAGTGCATCCATTGCTGTGGGGTGTACACTGGAAATATGACTCTGACAGCTATTGCTGTGCATTTGCTCCGCTGCAGAAGTGCTCCCAAAGACAGCAACTCAAGTATGAAAGTGCCACTTGAGCGCAATGAGAAGAAAGAGCTATCATTTGTGAATGGTGAAAAGCATGATTCTGTCTCTCAGTCTGCTAAAAGAAAACAATCTGATCTATGCTCTGTTGCAGAGGACCAAAGGAATAAAGAACAGCAGCCTCAGTCCTTAAATACTGGCACAGCTCTAGCTCCAGATAAAGATGTGAATGTAGGGGTAGTGTCTGTCAAGCGACAAAAGGTTGAAAGCAGGACTGAGATGAAAGGACCTCCTTCAAGTGAGGACCTCCATATTCTAGCATTAGATCCTAAACAGTATGAACACAGTTCATATGAAGCTCGAAAGCAGTTTTTGGCAGATTACTTTCACAAGAGGCCGTATCCTACAAAAAAGGAGATGGAATTACTGTCCTCAATGCTATGCGTATGGAAAATGGATGTCGCATCATTTTTTGGGAAAAAACGACATGTGTGCCTAAAGGCGATAAAAAATCGCCAACCCTCTGTGCTTCTGGGTTTCAGTATGtctgaacttaaaaatgtaaagcACAGTTTGAGTTTAAAATATAAACCGCAGGATCTGTAA